ATGAATCCGTTTTTAGTAGAAACGGAGACTTTATATAAGCACGAGTTTGGGATTGCAAGAAAAGCGACTCGTCTTTTGGAAAGCAGATTAAACATCGTGATTCCAGATGGGGAAATTGGATTTATTACGCTTCACATCCATTCGGCGAGAAACAATGGAAAGCTATCAAACACTATTAAATATACTCGTTTGGTAAGCAGTATGGCGGATTGCATGGAAGCTTCCCTTGGTCTTTCAATTGATCGAAAGTCCATTGATTATGCAAGGTTTGTCATACATATGCGCTTTGCAATTGAACGATTACAAAAAGGCAATCCCATCAAAAACGAGTTGCTTAGCATCATTAAAAAACAATTTGCCAATTCCTATAAGGTTTCCGAGAAGCTGGCTAAGCTGATTGAGGAGAGCCTGAACGTTAATGTGGTTGAAGATGAGATTGCATATCTTACGGTGCATGTCGAAAAGCTGAAAAACCAATCGCTAGTGGTAGATTTATTTTCATAGTGCAGAGGGCCCAAAACTATTTGGAGCGTCATTTCTTGTAGCGAATAACCGCATCTTTCCCAGCTGTTACAGTACAATCAATGAGCAAATTCATGGAGCTTGTCTCGTCAGGGTTTGTTATGAGAACGGGTGTCATAAGGGAAAAGCCACTTTCTGTTATAAACTTGCGGTCGATTTTCATTATCGGTTCTCCTGCTTTAACTGAGCTTCCCTCTTCGGCTATCCGCTCAAAACCTTGCCCGTTTAATTTGACCGTATCAATTCCAATATGCACAAGAACCTCAGTTCCATTCTCAAGTTTCATACCAAATGCGTGATTTGTTTTGAATATAACAGACAAAATTCCGTCGGCGGGAGCTACGACCATACCATCTGAGGGGTTAATTAAAACACCATCGCCAGCCAGTCTTTGTGAAAATACAGGATCTGGCGCATGGGACAGGTCCAAGACATCTCCAGAGATTGGAGCAATGATTTTGGATTCTTTTTTAAATAAGCTAAACATGAGGAATTACTCCTTTACAAAAAATAAAGACATAAGCTTAAACTTATGCCTGATTAAACAGTTGCACGTTCATTTGTGTATATACTAAACTTTTTAAATTTCTAAGTCAATAGATAGATTTGAAAAGTATTTTACAAATTTTGAAAATATATGTTGCTTTTGAATTGGAAATTAGATATGATTACCTTAATTAAAGAATGGTGTAAAGCGTGTCACCAATTTATTTGGGCATTAGCTGAAAAGAAAAACCGATGGTTTTTCTTTTCAGCTTTTTTATTTTAATAATCAAATGAAGATCCCAGATTTTAAAGGGTTATAACCCTTTAAATAGATTTTATTAAAAAAAGGAGGGACTTATCATGATGAAAATTCTACAAAAATTAGGAAAATCATTAATGCTGCCAGTAGCCGTACTTCCAGTAGCTAGTATTATGATGGGCATTGGTTATTGGATCGATCCTACTGGTTGGGGCGCCAACAGCATTGTTTCAGCTTTCTTATTGAAAGCAGGCGGTTCATTAATTGACAACATGGGGATTCTGTTTGCAATTGGTGTTGCCATTGGTATGTCAGATGACAATGATGGGGCGGCGGGACTTGCTGGGCTAGTTTCCTGGCTTACTCTTACAACGTTATTAGCCCCTGGTTCTGTATCGATGTTTCTACATATGGATGTTGCAGAAGTGCCGGCAGCATTTAGTCATGTTCAGACACAGTTCATGGGCTTGCTGGCAGGCTTGATTGCAGCAAATTGCTACAATAGATTCAAGAATACGAAGCTGCCGGATTTTCTGGGATTTTTCGGCGGCAGAAGAAGTGTTGCCATCGTTACAGCAGGAATATCCAGTTTAGCCGCACTTATCTTATTATTTGCTTGGCCTGCTGTCTATGGTGCACTGGTACTGTTTGGTGAATCAATGATCTCTACCGGTCCTGTTGGTGCTGGTATCTACGCGTTCTTTAACCGATTACTAATACCGACCGGACTTCACCATGCACTTAACTCTGTTTTTTGGTTTGACGTAGCAGGAGTCAACGATCTGGGCAATTTCTGGAGCGGTAAGGGTGTTTTGGGTCAAACTGGTATGTATATGACGGGATTCTTCCCAGTGATGATGTTTGGTTTACCGGCAGGAGCGTTAGCTATGTACCATACGGCAAAAGACAAAAACAAAAAAGTTGTGTATGGCTTATTGATGGCCGCAGCCTTATCATCATTTTTCACAGGCGTTACAGAACCAATCGAATTTGCATTCATGTTCCTTGCTCCTCCTTTATTTTTGATCCATGCAGGATTGACGGGATTGTCAGCATTTATCTGTGCAACGCTTCCTGTTAGAGCCGGATTCAATTTCAGCGCGGGATTTGTAGACTGGTTCCTGAGCTTTAAGGCTCCAATGGCACAGAACCCATTGCTTCTCATTCCGATCGGATTAGTCTTTGCCGTAGTTTATTATATTGTATTCCGCTTTGCAATTACAAAGTGGAACCTGATGACTCCAGGCAGAGAAGAGGATTCTGAGGCAGAGTTAAAAGTGACCCTTGATAACAACAATTACACTGAAGTCGCAGCAATCATTTTAAAAGGCGTTGGCGGAAAAGAAAACGTTCAATCAATCGACTACTGCATCACAAGATTGCGGCTGACGGTTAAGGATCAGGTAGCTGTAAATGAAAAAATTATCAAGTCCTCGGGCGTTTCCGGTATTATAAGGCCGAGTAAGTTCAGCGTTCAAGTTGTTGTCGGAACACAAGTTCAATTTGTGGCAGATGAATTTAAAAAGCTTTGTGAAAAGGACACGGTGACCAATTAATCCCATGCCCGAAGGTCTGTGACAAATTCATCCCATGCCCAGACAGGATCTAAGCTTTCAATTAATCATGGGATTGAAAGAACTATGAAATTCTAAAGCGTGGATAAATTGATAATAAAATCTATTCACGCTTTTTCGTTAAAATAAACGGAATTACTGATTAACATGGAGGGGGAACTAAAATTGATATCAAAAGATATTTTAATTATGAACGAGACAGGAATCCACGCAAGACCGGCAGCGGTATTTGTGAGCATGGCTACAAAATTTAAATCAAAAATCGATGTGATTAAAGATAAGAAAAAGGCGAATGCTAAATCAATTCTTCATATCATGTCACTGGGAATTGACAAAGGGTCCACCATAACAATTTCTGCAGACGGGGAAGACGAGGCAGAGGCAGTAGATCGACTGGTCAAATTGGTCGAATCAAAATTTGGCGAAGAATAGGAAAGGTCTTATGCGTACAGGGATTTTTTTTGATATTGACGGAACATTACGCGATGCAAATACCTTTTACTTGCCGGAAACAACCGCCGGCGCCTTGCAAAAACTGCGTGAACAAGGATATTTTTTAGCAATTGCCACTGGACGGATTATGTATGAAATCTCCAATGACATCAGAGATCTAATCGATTGGGATGCATTCGTCTGCTCCAACGGCCAGGCGATTTATACGAAGAAACGTGAGCTCTTAAACGCACATTATTTTTCTAAAGATTTGGTCAATCATTGTATTGAAGTATCTCATAAAGCCGGTATGCCGCTATATTTAACTACGGAAGGCGGTCCGCCATTTATTACAGAAGCCTCCAATGAAACCATAAAGGAGGTCTGCAGTTATTTTAAGATGAAAGTGCCGCCAACCAAGCCCTATGAAAACGAAACTATTTTATCTATGATGGCCTTTGGTAAATCGGACGAGGATTTTGCTGATTTTGAGAATATGGATGAAATAGAACTTCTGCACGGGCATCACCATTTTGCAGACGTTGTTTTGAGCGGATTTTCCAAGCATAAAGGGATCGAAGCGGTAATGCAGAACTTTGACATAAAAGAATATATCGCTTTTGGAGATTCGCTAAATGATTATGAAATGTTGAAAAATGCTAATATATCTGTTGCTATGGGTGATTCCCATCCTGACTTGATTACAATTGTAGATTTTCATACAAACAAAGTAAGTGAAGACGGTGTCATGAGGGCATGTAAATACTTAAAGCTAATTGGCTGAATTCAGCCGGTTCTATGAAAAATGGGGTGGAATCCATGAAACTAAATCAACCGGAAGCTGTTTTGTTTATTCCGGACGGACAGGTACAAGACCATGCACTTTGCC
This genomic window from Clostridiales bacterium contains:
- a CDS encoding PRD domain-containing protein, which produces MIFSNEKYKVVKVFNNNVLLATLNGKEKILYGKGLGFGKTANEFIPANMLIEKVYTIENEASSNQFSQLINYVDSKIVGLCEEVIYMIGQELNEELNENIHISLTDHIAFTLKRLKENDEIMNPFLVETETLYKHEFGIARKATRLLESRLNIVIPDGEIGFITLHIHSARNNGKLSNTIKYTRLVSSMADCMEASLGLSIDRKSIDYARFVIHMRFAIERLQKGNPIKNELLSIIKKQFANSYKVSEKLAKLIEESLNVNVVEDEIAYLTVHVEKLKNQSLVVDLFS
- a CDS encoding PTS glucose transporter subunit IIA; protein product: MFSLFKKESKIIAPISGDVLDLSHAPDPVFSQRLAGDGVLINPSDGMVVAPADGILSVIFKTNHAFGMKLENGTEVLVHIGIDTVKLNGQGFERIAEEGSSVKAGEPIMKIDRKFITESGFSLMTPVLITNPDETSSMNLLIDCTVTAGKDAVIRYKK
- a CDS encoding PTS glucose transporter subunit IIBC produces the protein MMKILQKLGKSLMLPVAVLPVASIMMGIGYWIDPTGWGANSIVSAFLLKAGGSLIDNMGILFAIGVAIGMSDDNDGAAGLAGLVSWLTLTTLLAPGSVSMFLHMDVAEVPAAFSHVQTQFMGLLAGLIAANCYNRFKNTKLPDFLGFFGGRRSVAIVTAGISSLAALILLFAWPAVYGALVLFGESMISTGPVGAGIYAFFNRLLIPTGLHHALNSVFWFDVAGVNDLGNFWSGKGVLGQTGMYMTGFFPVMMFGLPAGALAMYHTAKDKNKKVVYGLLMAAALSSFFTGVTEPIEFAFMFLAPPLFLIHAGLTGLSAFICATLPVRAGFNFSAGFVDWFLSFKAPMAQNPLLLIPIGLVFAVVYYIVFRFAITKWNLMTPGREEDSEAELKVTLDNNNYTEVAAIILKGVGGKENVQSIDYCITRLRLTVKDQVAVNEKIIKSSGVSGIIRPSKFSVQVVVGTQVQFVADEFKKLCEKDTVTN
- a CDS encoding HPr family phosphocarrier protein, which produces MISKDILIMNETGIHARPAAVFVSMATKFKSKIDVIKDKKKANAKSILHIMSLGIDKGSTITISADGEDEAEAVDRLVKLVESKFGEE
- a CDS encoding Cof-type HAD-IIB family hydrolase — protein: MRTGIFFDIDGTLRDANTFYLPETTAGALQKLREQGYFLAIATGRIMYEISNDIRDLIDWDAFVCSNGQAIYTKKRELLNAHYFSKDLVNHCIEVSHKAGMPLYLTTEGGPPFITEASNETIKEVCSYFKMKVPPTKPYENETILSMMAFGKSDEDFADFENMDEIELLHGHHHFADVVLSGFSKHKGIEAVMQNFDIKEYIAFGDSLNDYEMLKNANISVAMGDSHPDLITIVDFHTNKVSEDGVMRACKYLKLIG